In a genomic window of Candidatus Uhrbacteria bacterium CG10_big_fil_rev_8_21_14_0_10_50_16:
- a CDS encoding RNA-dependent DNA polymerase: MRIYRNVFSQMIEPCALFLAWEKFRKGKRHRKDVARFDWELEQNIFELHRELSSKTYHHGAYSGFYITDPKQRHIHKATVRDRVVHHAVFQVLNPIFEPTFVANSFSCRVGKGTHKGVVAVERMSRKVSQNYTRPCFVLKCDVRRFFDSIDHDVLLGILGRRIKDGDVMWLLDRIVRSYISEYANLFERKGVPIGNLTSQLFANVYMNEFDQFVKQKLKVKHYARYTDDFVVLHHDRDELERLLPLIEGFLNDRLRLSLHPKKVSVRSLHQGIDFLGYVVRPHCVTLRTKTKRRMFRNLDHKVQRFNKDKLGAASLAQSVNSYLGVLSHANARKTEDLVHGKVWYEAEKPFAD, from the coding sequence ATGAGGATTTATCGCAACGTATTCTCCCAAATGATCGAACCATGTGCGTTGTTTTTGGCGTGGGAGAAGTTTCGCAAGGGAAAGCGTCACCGCAAGGATGTCGCCCGTTTTGATTGGGAGCTCGAGCAAAACATTTTCGAGCTTCACCGTGAGCTATCCAGCAAAACCTATCATCACGGCGCCTATTCAGGCTTTTACATCACCGACCCAAAGCAGCGCCATATTCACAAGGCAACAGTACGAGACAGGGTGGTACATCATGCTGTTTTCCAAGTTCTCAACCCGATCTTTGAGCCGACTTTTGTTGCAAACTCATTTTCTTGCCGTGTCGGTAAAGGAACGCACAAAGGTGTAGTCGCTGTGGAACGCATGAGCCGAAAGGTCAGTCAGAACTACACACGGCCGTGTTTCGTTCTCAAATGCGATGTGAGACGTTTTTTCGACTCCATCGACCATGATGTCCTCCTTGGTATTTTGGGGCGACGTATCAAAGACGGCGATGTCATGTGGCTATTGGATAGGATTGTAAGGAGCTATATTTCCGAATACGCCAACTTGTTTGAACGTAAAGGTGTACCCATCGGAAACTTGACCTCCCAGCTCTTTGCCAACGTCTACATGAACGAGTTTGACCAGTTTGTGAAGCAGAAGCTCAAGGTAAAACATTACGCTCGCTATACGGACGATTTTGTCGTGCTGCACCATGATCGAGATGAGCTTGAGCGACTTCTTCCACTTATCGAGGGATTTTTGAATGATCGGTTGAGACTTTCCTTACATCCGAAAAAAGTCTCCGTCAGATCGCTGCATCAAGGCATTGACTTTTTGGGTTATGTCGTGCGACCACATTGTGTGACGCTACGCACCAAGACCAAGCGCAGGATGTTTCGCAACCTCGACCACAAAGTGCAAAGGTTCAACAAGGATAAACTGGGTGCCGCTTCGCTGGCACAATCCGTCAATTCGTATCTCGGCGTCTTGTCTCATGCCAATGCTCGAAAAACCGAAGATCTTGTACACGGTAAGGTTTGGTATGAGGCAGAAAAACCCTTTGCGGATTGA